From a single Candidatus Baltobacteraceae bacterium genomic region:
- a CDS encoding enoyl-CoA hydratase-related protein has product MATIRIQRAAGVARVTLARPDVRNAFNAEVIRELHEAFTALAGDPSIRAIVLAGEGKSFCGGADVNWMRGALALSFDENVADAEAMSDMFRAIDRCPKPVIGRIHGVALGGGAGLAAVCDVAVASDETLFGFTEVKLGIIPAAISPFVLAKIGSSHARALFLTGERFDAQRARAIGLVHEVVPADELDAAIERILAELRTAGPNAVAAVKALIPRVIAASYDQTRSITANAIAIQRTGDEGQEGLRAFLERRRAAFARDDES; this is encoded by the coding sequence ATGGCTACCATCCGGATCCAGCGCGCGGCCGGCGTGGCGCGCGTGACGCTCGCCCGCCCCGACGTTCGTAACGCCTTCAACGCCGAGGTGATTCGCGAGCTGCACGAGGCCTTCACCGCGCTGGCCGGTGACCCAAGTATCCGCGCGATCGTTCTCGCCGGCGAGGGGAAGAGCTTTTGCGGTGGAGCGGACGTGAACTGGATGCGCGGCGCGCTCGCGTTGAGCTTCGATGAAAATGTAGCCGATGCCGAGGCGATGAGCGACATGTTTCGCGCGATCGACCGGTGTCCCAAGCCGGTGATCGGGCGCATCCACGGTGTCGCGCTGGGCGGCGGCGCCGGTCTGGCTGCCGTATGCGACGTCGCGGTCGCGAGCGACGAAACCTTGTTCGGCTTCACCGAAGTCAAACTCGGGATCATTCCCGCGGCGATCTCGCCTTTCGTGTTAGCAAAGATCGGCAGCTCGCATGCGCGCGCGCTCTTTCTGACCGGCGAGCGCTTCGATGCGCAGCGCGCGCGCGCGATCGGACTCGTGCACGAGGTCGTCCCGGCCGACGAGCTCGATGCGGCGATCGAGCGCATCCTCGCCGAATTGCGCACGGCGGGACCGAACGCGGTCGCCGCGGTGAAGGCCTTGATCCCGCGCGTTATCGCCGCGAGCTACGACCAGACGCGTTCGATCACCGCGAACGCGATCGCGATCCAGCGCACCGGCGATGAAGGGCAAGAGGGGCTGCGCGCATTCCTCGAACGGCGAAGAGCCGCCTTCGCTCGGGACGACGAGTCGTGA
- a CDS encoding molybdopterin-dependent oxidoreductase, giving the protein MNRRLFVASTISSALAACSPIGTKLNDNAAFHNLLGSTQGLTHAVIGTRGLAKEYSARDISPDFPIDSLPTPSDTRYTDLALDGFRDYRLIVDGAVARRSAFSLAALQRMNQVTQITRHDCVEGWSVVAKWSGVQLGALLDLVQPRSDARYVVFHCMDKDDQGTPYYESLDLHEARHPQTILALRMNDRPVPVDHGAPVRLKVPTQLGYKSAKWVGRIEVVGSYANIYGGGGGYWEDQGYEWYAGI; this is encoded by the coding sequence GTGAATCGCCGCCTTTTCGTCGCCAGCACGATCTCGTCGGCGCTTGCGGCGTGCTCGCCGATCGGAACCAAACTCAACGACAACGCCGCCTTTCACAATCTGCTCGGCTCGACGCAGGGCTTGACCCACGCGGTGATCGGCACACGAGGACTGGCCAAGGAATACAGCGCGCGCGACATCAGCCCCGATTTCCCGATCGACTCGCTGCCGACGCCGAGCGATACGCGCTACACGGATCTCGCGCTCGACGGATTTCGCGATTACCGGCTCATCGTCGACGGCGCGGTGGCGCGGCGCAGCGCGTTCTCGCTGGCTGCACTGCAGCGAATGAATCAAGTCACGCAGATCACTCGTCACGACTGCGTCGAAGGCTGGAGCGTCGTGGCAAAATGGAGCGGCGTGCAGCTCGGCGCGCTGCTGGATCTCGTGCAGCCGCGCAGCGACGCGCGCTACGTCGTCTTCCACTGCATGGACAAAGACGACCAGGGCACGCCGTACTACGAAAGCCTCGACCTGCACGAAGCGCGCCATCCGCAGACAATCCTCGCCCTGCGCATGAACGACCGGCCGGTTCCGGTCGATCACGGCGCGCCCGTCCGGCTCAAAGTGCCGACGCAGCTCGGTTACAAGAGCGCAAAGTGGGTGGGCCGTATCGAAGTCGTCGGCAGCTACGCCAACATCTACGGCGGCGGCGGCGGTTATTGGGAAGACCAAGGGTACGAGTGGTATGCCGGCATATAG
- a CDS encoding hydroxymethylglutaryl-CoA lyase has protein sequence MKLPKSVKIVEMGARDGLQNEDELIATADKIRFIDLLSETGLRWIEATSFVSPKAIPQLADAAEVFSSIRKAPGVRYPVLVPNIKGYERARSAGADAIAVFTAASEPFTKRNINMTIDQSLATFADVVTAAKRDGVWVRGYISTAFGSPFGDVVTPPMVLDVSRKLLEMGCDELSVGDTIGVGVPSQVDALVPVLLDAIPLDRLALHFHDTRGTALANIYAALQHGVHIFDSSAGGLGGCPYAPGATGNVGTEDVLYMLHSMGIETGVDLARVRAASRFIRSVLDHDLTSKAFQALEAAEARSGSAAH, from the coding sequence GTGAAGCTGCCGAAATCCGTGAAGATCGTCGAGATGGGCGCCCGTGACGGCCTCCAGAACGAAGATGAGCTGATCGCGACTGCCGACAAGATTCGTTTTATCGACCTCCTCTCGGAAACGGGTTTACGCTGGATCGAAGCAACCTCGTTCGTGAGCCCGAAGGCGATCCCGCAGCTCGCTGACGCGGCCGAAGTTTTCAGCTCGATTCGCAAAGCGCCGGGCGTGCGTTACCCGGTGCTGGTGCCGAACATCAAAGGCTACGAACGCGCGCGTTCGGCCGGCGCCGACGCGATCGCGGTCTTCACCGCGGCGTCCGAGCCGTTCACGAAGCGCAACATCAATATGACGATCGATCAGTCGCTCGCGACGTTCGCGGACGTCGTGACGGCCGCAAAGCGTGACGGCGTCTGGGTGCGCGGCTACATCTCGACTGCGTTCGGCTCGCCTTTCGGCGATGTGGTCACGCCGCCGATGGTACTGGACGTCAGCCGTAAACTGCTCGAGATGGGCTGTGACGAACTCTCGGTCGGCGATACGATCGGCGTCGGCGTGCCGAGCCAAGTCGACGCGCTGGTGCCGGTGCTGCTCGACGCCATTCCGCTCGACCGGTTGGCGCTGCACTTTCACGACACGCGCGGCACGGCGCTCGCCAACATCTACGCCGCGCTGCAGCACGGGGTGCACATCTTCGACAGTTCGGCCGGCGGGTTGGGCGGATGTCCGTACGCGCCGGGCGCCACCGGCAACGTCGGCACCGAGGACGTGCTCTACATGCTGCATTCGATGGGCATCGAAACCGGCGTCGATCTGGCAAGAGTGCGCGCCGCGTCGCGCTTCATTCGCAGCGTGCTCGATCACGATCTGACCAGCAAAGCCTTCCAGGCGTTGGAAGCAGCCGAGGCGCGGTCAGGATCGGCTGCACACTAG
- a CDS encoding cytochrome b/b6 domain-containing protein, whose amino-acid sequence MKTGERIYRYAVTTRASHWLWVIAFAALVSSGLQIFNAAPFLDASDTTNPAHRVLAIGATQDDVGTTTILGHTFVTTGWLGYTDDGQGGRTARAFPGWITIPAYQDLADGRRWHLFFAWIALICGLAWLISTAIKGNLRDMILRPSDIPKLWPMQAYYFRLRKEPPRHGIYNPLQKAAYTFVLVILAPLIVLTGLALSPGIDAIAHPLTWLFGGRQFARLWHFVAMLLLIGFFLIHTFQVLTQGVINQLNAMITGWYRLGKYDEAGP is encoded by the coding sequence ATGAAGACCGGCGAGCGGATCTACCGATATGCGGTCACCACGCGCGCGAGCCACTGGCTATGGGTGATCGCCTTTGCAGCCCTGGTCTCGAGCGGCTTGCAGATTTTCAATGCCGCGCCGTTCCTCGACGCATCCGACACGACCAATCCGGCGCATCGCGTGCTCGCGATCGGTGCGACCCAGGACGACGTCGGAACGACGACGATCCTCGGCCATACATTTGTCACCACCGGGTGGCTCGGCTACACCGACGACGGGCAAGGCGGCCGCACCGCGCGCGCGTTTCCGGGCTGGATCACGATTCCGGCCTATCAAGATCTCGCCGACGGTCGCCGCTGGCATCTCTTCTTTGCGTGGATCGCGCTGATCTGCGGCCTCGCCTGGTTGATCTCGACCGCGATCAAGGGAAATCTGCGCGACATGATTCTCCGTCCGAGCGATATTCCGAAGTTGTGGCCGATGCAAGCCTACTATTTCCGGCTGCGCAAGGAGCCGCCGCGGCACGGCATCTACAACCCGCTGCAGAAGGCCGCGTACACGTTCGTGCTGGTGATTCTTGCCCCGCTGATCGTGCTGACCGGCCTCGCGCTCTCCCCCGGAATCGACGCGATCGCGCATCCGCTCACCTGGCTCTTCGGCGGCCGCCAATTCGCGCGGCTTTGGCATTTCGTCGCGATGCTGCTCCTCATCGGCTTCTTCTTGATTCACACGTTCCAAGTGCTGACCCAAGGCGTGATCAACCAATTGAACGCCATGATCACCGGTTGGTATCGGCTCGGCAAATACGACGAGGCGGGACCGTGA
- a CDS encoding amidohydrolase family protein, with protein MILRTGVFYDGTLDAPRRNVDVAIEGDRIAEIRNAAAGVAPDASAACITPGMVNAHVHLVSSGEANTMAAVATMNQNQVMLAAVTNAAKSLRAGITTVRDLGSQLGIAQALRDAINSGSIPGPRMRAAGRALCMTGGHGWFVGRQIDGPWDARKAVREELFASADCIKVIATGGVLTKGAVPGNAQLLPEELEAAIDEAHRHGLRVASHAIGTEGINNALRAGIDSIEHGHMLDDESIALFKTRDVYLVPTLAAPTCILEHIHDGGQPDFVVKKAEQVNEAMLRNIRRAYEAGVKIAGGSDAGTPFNDHENYAYEVELMHRLLGMTPQQALHAATNVAAELIGLHRGVLAPGEPADLLLLARDVGKDIGALREPQAVIKAGITAG; from the coding sequence TTGATTCTTCGCACCGGGGTTTTCTACGACGGTACGCTGGACGCGCCGCGCCGCAACGTCGACGTGGCAATCGAGGGCGATCGCATCGCCGAGATTCGCAACGCCGCCGCCGGTGTGGCCCCTGACGCGAGCGCCGCGTGCATCACGCCCGGGATGGTGAACGCGCACGTGCACCTGGTCAGCAGCGGCGAAGCGAACACGATGGCCGCGGTCGCCACGATGAATCAGAACCAAGTCATGCTGGCCGCGGTCACCAACGCCGCCAAGTCGCTGCGCGCCGGCATCACCACCGTGCGCGACCTCGGTTCACAGCTCGGGATCGCCCAAGCCTTGCGCGACGCGATCAATAGTGGTTCAATTCCCGGCCCGCGGATGCGCGCCGCCGGACGCGCGCTCTGCATGACGGGCGGACATGGATGGTTCGTCGGCCGCCAGATCGACGGCCCGTGGGATGCGCGCAAAGCCGTTCGCGAGGAACTCTTCGCCAGCGCCGACTGCATCAAGGTCATCGCGACCGGCGGCGTGCTGACCAAAGGCGCCGTCCCGGGCAACGCACAGCTCTTGCCGGAGGAGCTCGAGGCCGCGATCGACGAGGCGCATCGTCACGGACTGCGCGTCGCCTCGCATGCAATCGGCACCGAAGGAATCAACAACGCACTACGCGCAGGCATCGACTCGATCGAACACGGGCACATGCTCGATGATGAATCGATCGCGCTCTTCAAGACGCGCGATGTCTATCTGGTGCCGACACTCGCGGCTCCGACCTGCATTCTGGAGCACATCCACGACGGCGGCCAGCCGGACTTTGTCGTCAAAAAGGCCGAGCAAGTGAACGAAGCGATGCTGCGCAACATCCGCCGCGCATACGAAGCAGGCGTCAAGATCGCGGGCGGATCCGACGCCGGCACGCCGTTCAACGATCACGAGAACTACGCGTACGAAGTCGAGCTGATGCATCGTCTGCTTGGCATGACGCCGCAGCAGGCACTCCACGCGGCTACCAACGTCGCTGCCGAGCTGATCGGCTTGCATCGCGGCGTGCTTGCACCAGGCGAACCGGCCGATCTTCTTCTCTTAGCGCGCGACGTCGGCAAAGACATCGGCGCGCTGCGCGAACCGCAGGCGGTAATCAAAGCGGGAATAACAGCTGGGTGA
- a CDS encoding glycosyltransferase family 4 protein, with amino-acid sequence MNDLTGLRLAVLASISWPTPPPGYGPWEQIAYNIAEGMRAQGLDVTLFATGNSSFRGKLASVVPVGINEDPALNGEVFTALHIGELFARVGEFDLIHNNFDWKPMTYALATSSPPLLTTIHGFSSPHILAAYYACARRSFFCSISDSDRDPGLGYLSTAYNGIDPHEFTFRDRPGDYLVFLGRFHPEKGTHLAIEVAKRAGVRLKIAAIPHDERYFREEVEPHIDGDRVQFLGAVEREARNELLGNALALVHMTTRPERFGLTLVEAMACGTPVLGAAMGSIPEIVVDGVTGFVCASVDDAVARVPQLAQLDRRACRARVEREFTVERMIDRYLDAYRLALAQKLPPPPTPEQLQWRAHDWWDRPMSYTDIPEKPKTLGF; translated from the coding sequence GTGAACGATCTCACCGGGCTACGGCTGGCCGTCCTCGCGTCAATCTCCTGGCCGACGCCGCCGCCCGGGTACGGACCTTGGGAACAAATCGCATACAATATCGCCGAGGGCATGCGCGCGCAAGGGCTGGACGTCACGCTCTTCGCGACCGGTAACTCATCTTTCCGCGGCAAGCTTGCTTCGGTCGTGCCGGTTGGAATCAACGAAGACCCGGCGCTCAACGGCGAAGTGTTTACCGCGCTGCACATCGGCGAACTCTTCGCTCGCGTCGGCGAGTTCGACTTGATCCACAACAATTTCGACTGGAAACCGATGACCTATGCGCTCGCGACGTCATCGCCGCCGCTGCTCACCACGATCCACGGCTTCTCCTCGCCGCACATTCTCGCTGCCTATTACGCCTGTGCCCGGCGCAGCTTCTTCTGTTCGATCAGCGATTCGGACCGCGACCCGGGCCTCGGCTATCTGAGCACCGCCTACAACGGCATCGATCCGCATGAGTTCACGTTCCGCGATCGGCCCGGCGACTATCTCGTCTTCCTGGGCCGGTTTCACCCCGAGAAGGGCACGCATCTGGCGATCGAGGTTGCCAAGCGTGCCGGCGTGCGCCTGAAGATCGCGGCAATCCCGCACGACGAGCGGTACTTTCGCGAAGAAGTCGAGCCGCACATCGACGGCGATCGCGTCCAATTTCTCGGCGCGGTCGAACGTGAAGCGCGCAACGAATTACTCGGTAACGCGCTCGCGCTGGTGCACATGACCACGCGTCCCGAACGTTTCGGATTGACGCTGGTCGAGGCGATGGCATGCGGAACGCCGGTGCTGGGCGCGGCGATGGGTTCGATTCCGGAAATCGTGGTCGATGGTGTGACCGGGTTCGTCTGCGCGAGCGTCGACGACGCGGTGGCGCGGGTGCCGCAGCTCGCGCAGCTCGACCGGCGCGCATGCCGCGCACGCGTCGAGCGCGAATTCACCGTCGAGCGCATGATCGACCGCTACCTCGATGCGTATCGGCTCGCGCTCGCGCAAAAACTTCCGCCCCCGCCGACGCCCGAGCAGTTGCAGTGGCGCGCGCACGACTGGTGGGACCGTCCGATGTCGTACACCGATATCCCCGAAAAGCCGAAGACGCTGGGGTTCTAG
- a CDS encoding acetyl-CoA carboxylase biotin carboxylase subunit, whose product MIARLLIANRGEIAVRVARAAREMEIAALGIYSEADEEAYHRRFMDDARCVGPAPATQSYLNIDAVIAAAISMRADAVHPGYGFLSERADFAQACIDAGLIWVGPPPRAMAAMGSKIEAKHRVRSVDVPTVPGYDGDDQSPERLRTEAAAIGFPLLIKASAGGGGRGMRVVESLAAFDEALDAAKREAKAAFGDDAVLLERYLRDPRHIEFQILADSHGTTIHLGERECSIQRRHQKIVEEAPSVALSPELRTRMGAAAVRAASAVGYVNAGTCEFMLDGDGSFYFLEMNTRLQVEHPVTELVYGVDLVQWQLRIANCERLTIAQQDVRPRGWAIETRIYAEDPANHMLPSTGRITAWDPPEGPGIRLDSGVSRGSEVGVYYDAMLAKLIVFGSERLHAIARLQRALGDFVIEGVRANLSLLQWIARDEWFLDGRTTTSFLAERLDESIFTPRAVPREAVLFEVARRLVAGEVPWRIGGVGRPVWIASGGNAFRLWASQAGEGRWLLTGDLEGELRAHDAAGRVVTEFDGAPLADSGLTFVAIPPPSAQSDAGSGASAGTDGRITAPMPGKIVKIAVKGGDAVEPHALLLVLEAMKMEHRIEAPAAATVKSLLVKEGDIVSGGAALVELT is encoded by the coding sequence GTGATTGCGCGGCTGCTGATCGCCAACCGCGGCGAGATCGCGGTGCGCGTCGCGCGCGCGGCTCGCGAGATGGAGATCGCGGCGCTCGGCATCTACTCCGAAGCGGACGAAGAGGCATACCATCGACGCTTCATGGACGACGCGCGCTGCGTCGGGCCGGCGCCGGCGACGCAGTCGTATCTGAACATCGACGCGGTCATCGCGGCCGCGATTTCGATGAGGGCCGATGCGGTGCATCCGGGCTATGGGTTTCTCTCCGAGCGCGCCGACTTTGCGCAGGCCTGCATCGATGCCGGTTTGATCTGGGTCGGACCGCCGCCGCGCGCCATGGCGGCAATGGGCAGCAAGATCGAAGCCAAGCACCGCGTTCGTAGCGTCGACGTTCCGACCGTGCCGGGATATGATGGCGACGATCAGTCGCCGGAACGTTTACGCACCGAAGCTGCGGCAATCGGATTTCCCCTGCTGATAAAGGCGAGCGCGGGCGGCGGCGGCCGAGGCATGCGGGTGGTGGAGTCGCTTGCCGCATTCGACGAAGCACTCGATGCGGCTAAACGCGAGGCCAAGGCCGCCTTCGGCGACGACGCGGTTCTGCTCGAACGCTATCTGCGCGATCCGCGCCACATCGAATTCCAAATTCTGGCCGATTCGCACGGAACGACGATCCATCTGGGCGAGCGAGAGTGCTCGATTCAACGCCGCCATCAGAAGATCGTCGAGGAAGCACCCTCGGTCGCGCTTTCGCCCGAACTGCGTACGCGAATGGGCGCGGCAGCCGTGCGCGCCGCGAGCGCCGTCGGTTACGTGAATGCCGGCACGTGCGAGTTCATGCTCGACGGCGACGGATCGTTCTACTTCCTCGAGATGAACACCCGCTTGCAGGTCGAGCATCCCGTAACCGAACTGGTCTACGGTGTCGATCTCGTGCAGTGGCAGCTGCGGATCGCGAACTGCGAACGCTTGACGATCGCGCAGCAAGACGTACGCCCGCGCGGCTGGGCGATCGAGACGCGCATCTACGCGGAAGATCCGGCCAACCACATGTTGCCCTCGACCGGACGCATTACGGCGTGGGATCCGCCGGAGGGTCCTGGAATTCGGCTCGATTCCGGCGTCAGCCGCGGCAGCGAGGTCGGCGTCTACTACGATGCAATGCTCGCGAAGTTGATCGTCTTCGGCAGCGAACGTCTGCACGCGATCGCGCGTCTGCAACGCGCGCTCGGTGATTTCGTCATCGAGGGCGTGCGCGCCAATCTCTCGCTCCTGCAGTGGATTGCGCGCGATGAATGGTTTCTGGACGGACGCACGACGACGAGTTTCCTGGCCGAGCGTCTGGACGAGTCGATTTTTACGCCGCGCGCGGTTCCGCGCGAAGCCGTGCTCTTCGAAGTTGCGCGCCGCTTGGTCGCGGGTGAAGTGCCGTGGCGCATCGGCGGCGTCGGCAGGCCGGTTTGGATCGCCTCCGGCGGTAACGCGTTTCGCCTGTGGGCATCGCAGGCGGGCGAAGGGCGATGGCTGCTCACCGGTGATCTGGAGGGCGAACTGCGCGCGCACGATGCCGCGGGGCGCGTCGTGACGGAATTCGACGGTGCGCCGCTGGCGGATTCGGGCCTCACGTTTGTTGCGATTCCGCCGCCGTCAGCACAGTCGGACGCCGGCAGCGGCGCAAGCGCGGGAACCGATGGACGCATCACCGCGCCGATGCCCGGGAAGATCGTCAAGATCGCGGTAAAGGGCGGTGACGCGGTGGAACCGCACGCGTTACTGCTCGTGTTGGAAGCGATGAAGATGGAACATCGCATCGAAGCGCCCGCGGCCGCAACGGTGAAAAGCTTGCTCGTCAAAGAGGGCGACATCGTAAGCGGCGGCGCTGCGTTGGTGGAGCTCACGTGA